Proteins encoded in a region of the Zea mays cultivar B73 chromosome 2, Zm-B73-REFERENCE-NAM-5.0, whole genome shotgun sequence genome:
- the LOC100191264 gene encoding uncharacterized protein LOC100191264, whose amino-acid sequence MDVIANLISTDRAAVCSYTLLPPPSSSASPSRAFGALRLHFPQIHLPLSLLVYLAATDCRPRGLMGCSQGAVRDLGCVKCYCGYRFVWLTKVVYLCPLLCVYFPSIHGTSPRVCVGKWRDEYK is encoded by the coding sequence ATGGACGTCATCGCGAATCTCATCTCTACGGACAGAGCGGCTGTATGTTCCTACACTTTattacctcctccctcctcctctgCATCCCCATCTCGCGCTTTTGGAGCCCTTCGCCTACATTTTCCCCAAATCCATCTTCCTTTGTCCTTATTGGTTTACCTCGCTGCCACCGACTGTCGTCCTCGTGGCCTCATGGGTTGCTCTCAGGGGGCCGTTCGTGACCTAGGATGTGTGAAGTGCTATTGTGGGTACAGGTTTGTTTGGCTAACCAAAGTTGTGTATCTTTGTCCACTACTTTGTGTGTATTTTCCTTCGATTCATGGAACAAGTCCTCGGGTATGTGTTGGAAAGTGGAGAGATGAGTACAAGTAG